GAGATTGGTGCCAGTGGAGCCATAAATCAGGTATTATCCTTAAAAAGATGAAGGATCCAATCTTCCATTGTGTTTCCTGTCTcagttgagctgtatctctcaAATTGCTTTCTTATGCAGATCAGGTATTCATCAACAGGTGGCATTTATGTTACAGCATCAAAAGATGGTGCCATTCGTATTTGGGATGGGGTAACTGGTCATTGTATCCGTTCGATTCTGAATGCACATGGAACAGCAGAAACCACCAGTGCAAATTTCACGAAAGATCAAAGGTAGAGATTGGATGATATTATAGTCTGTATGGAGTTCTTGTCCTTGTGAACCGCAACTCTTTCAAGAGATGCATCATCAATATTACCACATTTTTACTTATTCTGGGACCTGTGTGCATAAATTCTGCTTAATATCTCATTTTGAGTTTTTTCTTAGGTATCTTCTCTCATCTGGAAAGGATTCCGTCGTAAATCTCTGGGAAGTTGGCACGGGTAGATTAGTCAAACAATATTTTGGATCCACTCGTACACAGTTGCGGTGCCAAGTAGGTTATTTTTCATGATTGTTGTGGCACTACCCAATGTCCTTTGCATCAAATGTTCCTTCTGATATGTAGTTTTATTTTTCTGCTTGTCGACATATATCTACTGGCTGGAAAGCTTTACAACTATTGAAGTTTTTGCAAATTATTTTTGGGCTCTACTCCCTTAATGCCGTGGGCTCTAGAACAAGATTAGTTCATATTTTTGTCAACCAACTTTTATAAATAGAACTTAGTGAAAATCCCTTCCTAGTTGCATCAGAGCAGGGTCTaattattcatttttatttgctGCTGGAGTTTGGACAATCATGCGTGGATacctttttttaatgaaaaatctGTTTTGGAAGATAAAGACAAGGTAATGTCATGCATCGCAAAATGTTTTATCACTAAATTTCAGTGTTTATTATTATTGCTGCATCGATTGAGGTTATGCATTTCAAACTTAATAGTCAAATTATGGTACACTTGTACATTGATTTATGTTGATTAAGTTCCATCAAAACATTTTATGTCGCAGGCTGTCTTTAATGTAACGGAAGAATTTGTTCTCTCCATCGATGAAGCGAGCAATGAGGTTGTTTCCCGTATGAATGTTAACAGTTTATTCAGGTTCTTTTACACTACACCCAATGATATACGTAAAGGTGTTATCGAGAGTACCATTGGATTATATACGTCTTGTATTGGTCTTATCAACTTATGCATGTCCCTTGTGATAATGCAATGGTAATCAGTGCACCCGGCGTATATTGGCGGATGGGGGTGTTGGTATAGAGAGTTCCGAATTCTTCCCTTCGTGATTGGTGATATTTTTTGCTCTGCAGATTGTTATATGGGATGCTCTTACGACTGAGAGAGTAGCTAGATGGCCGTCAAACCATATTGGCATGCCTCGTTGGCTCGAGCACTCCCCCGTAGAGTCATCATTTGTCACATGTGGAACTGACAGGTCATTGCGATTCTGGAAAGAAACCTGAATGAACAAAGTTAGAAAAACTCCCACAACTTGAATTGTTAGGTGGTTTACACTCGTTACAGGTTGTGATGAGAGTTTTGGGGACGTCCAATTAGTGCAGTTGTTGAGTCCTAGGTTCAATCTAGATACATCATGCAATGTAAAATCACCAACACATCCAAGTTTTGCACAAAAGCATGTATCATTGTTAAATTATGCTTGGTTACTTGGAATTGAATGCTTGGAATATGGACTTTACCCTTCAAATTTGGATGCAATtgctttcaaattttgataatttcaagcttttatttcCCTTTGCAGATGCTGCATCTCTCGGCTAAAGCTTCTTTAAATGACACTAAAGagagaataataaaattaagaGCTGATGGAAGTTGCCATTATGCGAGTAACATATGCGTAGCGAATTTGAGAATCAACATCTTACAATAACTgttaataaaaaaagaaaaagaaaaatacaatCAATTATCGTTCTTGAAAATGAtgtgattttaattattaacaTCAGCTTCAAGTGCTGTTGCGTCCAAAGTAATTcaacataataaaataacaatCCCATTTTCCTCCACAAATCAATTCCAACTATGGAAGTGAGATGATGAACTAATACATCCGGTgtgaaattttatttcattatgGAAACAAAAAAGTGGACCTTGTGACTACGCCCCAGATTCATGTCAGAAACAAACTAAGAAGCGTCTCAAAGTTTAGCCGTGAAAATGTAATCAGAATCCGGATTGTCTCCACCTTTCAAAATCTGCACTTGGATGGATTCATGGAGGAAACCGATGAATTCGGTAAGCTGCAGACAATGGTTGTAAAGAATAATCAACATAGGGTAACCATCAATCATTTTGATACCAGACTGTTGCGAAAAAACGAACAGGAAACAAACCTTCCATGCATGGAAACAACTACAACTTGTAAATTTAAGGACATTTTTACAGTACCCGAGCATGCTACTCTAAACACAGTCATCTAAACACGTCGCTATGTTGATGCGAAACAAATATGTTTACACATCGTATGTCGTGATTGAAATAAACAAATTGATCTAAAGAAACTAAAGTAATTGCTATCGGTGGTACATATTATAACAGCAGCTATGGCAAGAAATTGTACAAGTATGAATCATTCTGTGGAAATTTAGAACCACTCGAAACAATGAAGgttccattaaaactttaagaCTCCCAAGTCCAATGCAGGTTTCAAACAAAATTAAACCATTAGACTTGCTGGAGCACAAATGGCACAGATTTTAATACAGTTGACTGAAGAAAAATTCATCCTCAACCAGGACCAGAACCTAAAACAGTACTCAACCAATCTCTGGTAAGTATATAGTGATATCACACTGAGAGGGATATTGATACAACAGTATTAGCAAAACTTTAGTTTTTACATTGAAAAGTAAACAATACAGAAGAGTATCTAGTGCAAGTTTGGATCTACACCAACCTTCAGCCAAGTGTCATCCATTAGAGAGAGATTCAGTTCCAAAATATAAAGATGAGGCTCGCTAAAATAGCCACACGATGGGAATACATTCAATTTGGATGCGTACGGAGAATCGGAGATAGCTGAAGTGGTTTAACTGACTATTTGTTGATAAAGCACTTGAATCGTTTAAACAAAAAAGTGCAAGCAAAAAcaataaaatgttttttttttaaaaaagcatATAATTTTTATGACATGCAGAAAATACTGATACCACCGTACAAAAGGAGGGAAGAACAACTCAGAATGCAGAAACAGGTGGACATAAAAATGTAATTGAACTCGTGCTCGTGAACAAAGTATACATCACTTCACCAAAGATAGTGTCCAGACCACAAAGTAGCACCCACTAAAAGCACGTGGCAAGCCTTATTGAGGACATCCAAAAAACATAGAAACATGAGGACCTTTTATCCCCTTATGATTCACTCGATTTCTCAGTTTCTCtctctttgtttttcttttccCAATTCATATGATCATCACATAAATAGATTCAGAACTACACATATCTTACCCGAGAAAGACCGCACAACACAATTTTCCGAGGAAAATAACATGCAAGGATATCACATAAAGTgagattttcaacaaaaagaaaaaacatAATTACAAATATAGTGGACTGTCTCAGAAGTTATAACAAACTATAAACTTGATAAACAGATGAGAAAGCTGATAATAAAGAATTTGATCCACTTTACCTCCTCCAAAATTGTTTGTCATACACTCCAATGCTAAAGAGATTAACTAATAAGCTCGACGTGTTGCCCGCTTTGGCTTCTTCACGAAACTCAACCTGATCTTTCTAAGCCGTCTTCTTTTCCTAGCCATCTTCTCGGGCAGTGTCTCCCTTTTCTTCTCCTTCTTTGCAGTGGTagctttcttcttcacaaatctAGGATCCACCTTGTATGCTTTTGGCTCAACAGGTACCCCATTGCTCTCAGCTTCTTTGTAAAGTATATTCGCCTTATCCAGACGTCCATGAGCACACAATTTTCCCATGAGCAAGTCGAAAGTCTTAATGCCCAGTTCATGACCCTCCTCCTTCATCTTTGCAAAAACACTCATAGCATGATCTATTCTTTCGATCCCACACAAAATCTTCATAAACTCATAATAAGACTTCTTATCTAGAGCATATCCAGCAGATTTCATTCTATCCATCATCTCATCACCTTCCCCAACTCGTGCAGCCTGATATAAACTCTTAATTAGCACAAGGAATGTAGTATCATTGGGGTAACATCCCCATTCCCCCATCCTAGAGAAAAGTTTCATCGCATCTTCAGTTTTTCTAATCTTACATAAATTAGTAATCAGCACATTGAATGTCTCCACATCACGTGGAACACCCTTTCTTTCCATTTCAATCAACACGTTTTCTGCCTCGGATTGAAGTATGAATGGATCCTTCTTTCGGCAAAGCCTACAAACACAATCTAACATGGAGTTGTACGCATATGTACCAATCTCAAATCCTCCCCTACGCATTTCATCAACCAATCTTTTAGCTTCATCAAATTTCCCAGCCACGCACCACCCATCTATCAGCGTGTCACATATGTACTCATCTGGAAAGAATTCACTAGCCAAACTCTTGACCATTTTTTCAGCATAATTAGCATATCCATGCTCACATAGACTCGTAACAATGAACTTCAATGAATCCACATTCCTGGAGAATCTATAATCTTCTTCCATTCTATCAAACAATGACACTACGTGTGTTGGCCTGCCAGCCCTAACCAGCCTATCGACCAGAGCCTCGAGACATTTAATCCCAGCTTCTCCACGGCCATCAACAAGAACTTCATGGGCCGCCTTGAAATCTTTCCTTCTACCAAAATAATCAATAAAGTAGGAATAAACCTCATCGCCGAGATGAAAATCAGGTTTTGACTTAGCCCACTTGAAAAAATCAAGGGCCGCTCGCCCTGCATCAGGTGAAATATTCAGTGTGTCAAGGATCAGCGCGGGGGTGATGGCGATGTGAGAGAAGGAAAGATCCAGTCTTTGAGGCAAAGGGAGAGGCTCCTCGTCTGGGGTTTTCAGAAGCTCAGCGGAAAGATCTTCTGCAACGTTTTTATTTTCCTCTTCATTCTTCTCTACGTTATTATTGAAGCTCCCGCTATCATTTGTAACGGAAGAGAAAAACCTCAATGAAGAGTGCCGTGGGGAGAAAAACTGGAGACTAGAGGCAGCCGAAGTCGACGTGGGAAACGGTCGGAGGAGCGGCGGAGGTTGGTGGAGAAGATTTGGCCGCGCAGAGAAGCAGCGAAGTAGTTGGCGTAATTGGAGTGGCGTTAATGGTGATATGGGCTTACGCATTTTCAGAGTGAGAGAGGACAGTAAAATGGAATCAGGGAATTTCAGGGTTTAGTTGGGGGAAGACTAGCAATCTGATATGGCGAGGTGCACAGTAGTTAAGGTGGGGTTCTGTATTTGAACCCTTAATCTATCTGTAGACCAAATTACccttctttttaaaaaattctaaaaacataaaattgactaaaaaatatgaatatcgttgtgaaaaagtaaacatttatggtaaaaagtaaaatgtGAAATTCTCAAAATTTACTAAACTAcatactttataatatttttctctgtactcaattgtgtatttattcacaaatggtgaggctatttatagaatttatttacaaataatccaaaaataaaatacatcattacctacatcatcacacattaattttcaatatttacaactcttattttcaacattcaaatattaaatacacacattttaaatattatttttcaacactcccccttgtgatgatgatcataatgattgtcttcattacgtgtttttataccgcctcgttaaaaaccttaataGGAAAAattcattgggataaaaacaaTAGTAAAgaaaaaagagtgcagtcatgTAAACTCCCCCCATGTTGAtacgaacaattcttcacaaatttagTAGATTGCGCATCTCAATATTATATaagtgctttctgaatattgtcgtaggaagtgcatttgtgaagagatctgatgagttttcacttgattgaatgtaacGAACataatacatttattcttctcaagctccttagtgaatgcgaagaacttaggaagaatatgtttagttctgtcgctttttatgtatcatttcatttgagcaacacatgtagcattatcttcatatagtatcacaggcttctcgtcgaatgataatccgcatgagatttggatatgttgggtcattgattttaaccacacacattcacgacttgcttcatgtagtgcaataatctcgccatgatttgatgaagttgttacgagcgtttgtttctgtgaacgccaagaaattgcagtgcctccacgagtaaatacatatccagtttgggaacgtgccttgtgtggatcagataagtatccagcatcggcataaccaattatacttggattagcatcttttggaTACAAAAGTTCCAAGTCTGTCGTTcatcgtagataacggaatatatgtttaattccgttccagagTCTCTTTGTTAGATATGTgttaaatcttgccaacaaatttacggcaaaagatatatcaggccttgtacaatttttaAGATACATAAAGGCACtgatagcacttagatatggtacttctggaccaagaatatcttcatcatcttcacatggacggaatggatccttttctatgtttaatgatctaacaactaTTGGAGTACTTcaaggatttgatttatccatattaaaatgtttaaggatcttttttgtataatttgtctggtaaACAAACATctcacattctttttgttcaatttgtaaactcagacaatacttggtttttccaagatccttcatttcaaattatttcttcaagtatgacacaacttcttgaatttccttattcgttccaatgatgtttaaatcatcaacatatacaacaataattatgcatccggatgttgttttcttaatgaaaacacaaggacatattgaattatttacatatcccttttttcatcaagtgatcactcagtcgattataccacattcgaccggattgctttaacccatataatgatctctGTAATTTCACATAATAACATTCTCttggttttgaactttgtgcttcagacatcttaaatccttcagggatttttatattactatcaagtgatctaTATAaataagctgtaacaacatccataaaacgtatttctaaattttcagataccgccaagct
This Primulina eburnea isolate SZY01 chromosome 2, ASM2296580v1, whole genome shotgun sequence DNA region includes the following protein-coding sequences:
- the LOC140822917 gene encoding small ribosomal subunit protein mL104 (rPPR9), which encodes MRKPISPLTPLQLRQLLRCFSARPNLLHQPPPLLRPFPTSTSAASSLQFFSPRHSSLRFFSSVTNDSGSFNNNVEKNEEENKNVAEDLSAELLKTPDEEPLPLPQRLDLSFSHIAITPALILDTLNISPDAGRAALDFFKWAKSKPDFHLGDEVYSYFIDYFGRRKDFKAAHEVLVDGRGEAGIKCLEALVDRLVRAGRPTHVVSLFDRMEEDYRFSRNVDSLKFIVTSLCEHGYANYAEKMVKSLASEFFPDEYICDTLIDGWCVAGKFDEAKRLVDEMRRGGFEIGTYAYNSMLDCVCRLCRKKDPFILQSEAENVLIEMERKGVPRDVETFNVLITNLCKIRKTEDAMKLFSRMGEWGCYPNDTTFLVLIKSLYQAARVGEGDEMMDRMKSAGYALDKKSYYEFMKILCGIERIDHAMSVFAKMKEEGHELGIKTFDLLMGKLCAHGRLDKANILYKEAESNGVPVEPKAYKVDPRFVKKKATTAKKEKKRETLPEKMARKRRRLRKIRLSFVKKPKRATRRAY